A section of the Serratia liquefaciens ATCC 27592 genome encodes:
- the pldB gene encoding lysophospholipase L2, whose translation MTSFTLSTDDWLTRETQFAAFATGPLLDFWRLREEGEFIGVGGVPIRFVRFCSARHQRMVVVSPGRIESYVKYPEVAYDLFQCGYDVMILDHRGQGRSGRLLADTHRGHVINFSDYVDDFTQFYQQEVKPRGYRQRFALAHSMGGAILAQFLARQPQAFDAAAFCAPMFGIYLPMPGWMANRILDWAEKHPKVREYYAIGTGQWRPLPYVVNVLTHSRERYRRCLRYYADYPELQVGGPTYHWVRESLQAGRDIIAQAANITTPLLLLQAGEDRVVDNRSHQAFCQALSEAGHPCEGEKPQVIEGARHEILFERDAMRAEALNAILRFFAQHLGGTPTADHSIRG comes from the coding sequence ATGACGTCGTTTACTCTCAGCACCGATGACTGGTTAACGCGTGAAACGCAGTTTGCTGCTTTCGCCACCGGCCCGCTGCTGGACTTTTGGCGGCTGCGTGAGGAGGGCGAGTTCATCGGCGTTGGCGGCGTACCCATCCGCTTCGTACGATTCTGTTCTGCGCGTCATCAGCGGATGGTGGTGGTAAGCCCCGGCCGCATCGAAAGTTACGTTAAATATCCTGAGGTTGCCTACGATCTGTTCCAGTGTGGCTATGATGTGATGATTTTAGATCACCGTGGGCAAGGCCGTTCCGGCCGTTTGCTGGCGGATACGCACCGTGGTCATGTGATAAACTTCAGCGATTACGTCGACGATTTCACCCAGTTCTATCAGCAGGAAGTGAAGCCACGCGGTTACCGGCAACGCTTTGCGCTGGCGCACTCAATGGGGGGCGCGATCCTGGCGCAATTCCTGGCTCGTCAGCCGCAGGCCTTTGACGCCGCCGCGTTTTGTGCGCCAATGTTCGGCATTTATTTACCGATGCCGGGTTGGATGGCCAATCGCATTCTTGACTGGGCGGAGAAGCACCCGAAGGTGCGTGAGTACTATGCGATAGGCACCGGCCAGTGGCGCCCACTGCCGTACGTGGTCAACGTGTTGACCCACAGTCGTGAACGTTATCGGCGCTGCTTGCGCTATTACGCCGACTATCCCGAGCTGCAGGTGGGGGGGCCCACTTACCATTGGGTGCGAGAAAGTCTCCAGGCCGGTCGGGATATCATCGCTCAGGCGGCTAACATCACTACGCCGCTATTGTTATTGCAGGCCGGGGAGGATCGGGTGGTCGACAACCGCTCTCACCAGGCTTTTTGTCAGGCATTGTCAGAAGCGGGGCACCCTTGCGAAGGGGAAAAACCGCAGGTTATCGAAGGCGCACGGCATGAGATCCTGTTTGAGCGGGACGCGATGCGCGCCGAAGCACTGAACGCAATCCTGCGTTTCTTTGCTCAACACTTAGGTGGTACCCCTACCGCCGACCACTCCATCAGAGGTTAG
- the yigL gene encoding sugar/pyridoxal phosphate phosphatase YigL, translating into MYHVVASDLDGTLLSPDHTLSPYAKETLKLLTQRGVHFVFATGRHHIDVAQIRDNLDISAFMITSNGARVHNTDGELIFSHNLAEDIARDLYGMLHNDADITTNVYRNDDWYINRESPEQKEFFQESIFQYQLFEPGLLETDGVCKVYFTCDDHEKLLPLEDAINARWGDRVNVSFSFPTCLEVMAGGVSKGHALEEVAKIIGYTLKECIAFGDGMNDLEMLSMAGKGCIMRDAHQRLKDKLPELEVIGSNVDDAVPHYLRKMFLG; encoded by the coding sequence ATGTATCACGTCGTCGCTTCCGATTTAGATGGCACGCTGCTGTCACCTGACCACACCTTGTCCCCGTACGCCAAAGAGACCTTGAAGCTGCTGACCCAGCGTGGGGTACATTTCGTCTTCGCTACCGGGCGTCACCATATCGACGTTGCGCAGATCCGCGATAACCTCGACATCAGCGCCTTTATGATCACGTCTAACGGCGCTCGCGTGCACAACACCGACGGTGAGCTGATTTTCAGCCATAACCTGGCCGAAGACATTGCCCGCGACCTTTACGGCATGCTGCATAACGATGCCGATATCACCACCAACGTCTACCGCAACGACGACTGGTACATCAACCGCGAAAGCCCTGAACAGAAAGAGTTTTTCCAGGAATCCATTTTCCAGTATCAGTTGTTCGAACCGGGCCTGTTGGAAACCGACGGCGTGTGCAAGGTGTACTTCACCTGCGACGATCACGAAAAGCTGCTGCCGCTGGAAGATGCCATCAATGCACGCTGGGGCGATCGGGTTAACGTCAGCTTCTCGTTCCCAACCTGTCTGGAAGTGATGGCGGGTGGCGTGTCAAAAGGGCATGCGCTGGAAGAAGTGGCCAAGATCATCGGTTATACGTTGAAAGAGTGCATCGCCTTCGGCGACGGCATGAACGATCTGGAAATGCTGTCGATGGCCGGTAAAGGCTGCATCATGCGCGACGCGCATCAGCGTTTGAAAGATAAACTGCCTGAGCTGGAAGTCATTGGCTCAAACGTCGACGACGCGGTGCCACATTACCTGCGGAAAATGTTCCTGGGTTGA
- the glpQ gene encoding glycerophosphodiester phosphodiesterase yields the protein MRTQVKALLAGIILATSMVSAAQAADKVVIAHRGASGYLPEHTLPAKAMAYAQGADFLEQDLVMTKDNELVVLHDHYLDRVTDVAERFPDRARKDGRYYAIDFTLPEIKSLKFTEGFEIENGKKVQGYPGRFPMGKSDFRVHTFQEEIEFVQGLNHSTGKNIGIYPEIKAPWFHKQEGKDISSKVLAVLKQYGYTGKGDNVYLQCFDANELKRIKTELEPKMGMDLKLIQLIAYNKWQETYEQKADGKWVEYDYDWMFKPGAMKQIAQYADGIGPDYHMLVVAEKSKPGKVVLTDMVKEAHANKLAVHPFTIRADALPDYVTDVNQLYDVIYNQAGVDGVFTDFPDKGVQFLQKQGQHK from the coding sequence ATGCGGACTCAAGTCAAAGCCCTGCTGGCAGGGATTATCCTGGCCACCTCAATGGTCAGCGCCGCACAAGCCGCCGACAAGGTGGTGATCGCCCACCGTGGCGCCAGCGGTTATCTGCCGGAACACACGCTGCCGGCGAAGGCCATGGCCTACGCGCAGGGCGCGGATTTCCTCGAACAAGATCTGGTGATGACCAAGGACAACGAGCTGGTGGTGTTGCATGACCACTACCTCGATCGCGTCACCGACGTAGCAGAGCGTTTCCCGGACCGCGCGCGCAAAGACGGCCGTTATTACGCCATCGACTTTACGCTGCCTGAAATCAAGTCGCTGAAGTTCACCGAAGGTTTTGAGATCGAAAATGGCAAGAAGGTGCAGGGCTACCCGGGTCGTTTCCCGATGGGTAAATCCGACTTCCGCGTCCATACCTTCCAGGAAGAGATCGAATTTGTGCAGGGGTTGAATCATTCAACCGGCAAAAATATCGGTATTTACCCGGAAATCAAAGCGCCGTGGTTCCATAAGCAAGAAGGGAAAGACATTTCCAGCAAGGTGCTGGCGGTTCTGAAACAGTACGGCTACACCGGCAAGGGCGATAACGTTTATCTGCAATGCTTCGATGCCAACGAGCTGAAGCGGATTAAAACCGAGCTGGAACCGAAAATGGGCATGGATCTGAAGCTGATCCAACTGATCGCCTATAACAAGTGGCAGGAAACCTATGAGCAGAAAGCCGACGGCAAATGGGTGGAATACGACTATGACTGGATGTTCAAACCGGGCGCGATGAAGCAAATCGCCCAGTATGCCGACGGCATCGGACCGGACTACCACATGCTGGTGGTGGCGGAAAAATCCAAGCCGGGCAAGGTGGTGCTGACCGACATGGTGAAAGAAGCGCATGCCAACAAGTTGGCGGTGCACCCATTCACCATCCGCGCCGATGCGCTGCCAGACTACGTGACCGACGTGAATCAGCTGTATGACGTGATTTACAACCAGGCGGGCGTGGACGGCGTGTTCACCGACTTCCCTGACAAGGGCGTGCAATTCCTGCAAAAGCAGGGCCAGCACAAGTAA
- the glpT gene encoding glycerol-3-phosphate transporter, which produces MLSIFKPAAHISRVPVDKVDPLYRKLRWQIFMGIFFGYAAYYLVRKNFTLAMPYLIDQGFSRGDLGFALSGISIAYGFSKFIMGSVSDRSNPRVFLPAGLILAAAVMLFMGFVPWATSSIAVMFVLLFLCGWFQGMGWPPCGRTMVHWWSQKERGGIVSVWNCAHNVGGGLPPLLFLLGMAWFNDWHAALYMPAFGAILVALIAFALMRDTPQSCGLPPIEEYKNDYPDDYTDKAEEELTAKQIFMQYILPNKLLWYIAVANVFVYLLRYGILDWSPTYLKEVKHFALDKSSWAYFLYEYAGIPGTLLCGWMSDKVFKGNRGATGVFFMTLVTIATVVYWLNPVGNPGIDMACMITIGFLIYGPVMLIGLHALELAPKKAAGTAAGFTGLFGYLGGSVAASAIVGYTVDYFGWDGGFMVMIGGSIGAVVLLLLTMMSEKKHHAEIAANKRG; this is translated from the coding sequence ATGTTGAGTATTTTTAAGCCGGCAGCACACATTTCACGTGTGCCGGTCGACAAAGTCGACCCGCTGTACCGTAAATTGCGCTGGCAAATATTTATGGGGATTTTCTTCGGTTATGCCGCCTACTACCTGGTGCGCAAGAACTTCACCCTGGCCATGCCTTACCTGATTGACCAGGGCTTCAGCCGCGGTGACCTCGGTTTCGCGCTGTCCGGTATTTCCATCGCCTACGGTTTCTCAAAATTTATCATGGGGTCGGTTTCTGACCGCTCCAACCCTCGCGTGTTCCTGCCCGCCGGCCTGATTTTGGCTGCTGCGGTCATGCTGTTTATGGGCTTCGTTCCATGGGCGACATCGAGCATCGCGGTCATGTTCGTGCTGCTGTTCCTGTGCGGTTGGTTCCAGGGCATGGGCTGGCCGCCTTGTGGCCGTACCATGGTGCACTGGTGGTCGCAGAAAGAGCGTGGCGGTATCGTTTCGGTCTGGAACTGCGCCCATAACGTGGGTGGCGGTCTGCCACCGCTGCTGTTCTTGCTGGGTATGGCCTGGTTCAACGACTGGCACGCGGCGCTGTACATGCCGGCCTTCGGTGCCATTCTGGTAGCCCTGATCGCCTTTGCCCTGATGCGCGACACCCCGCAATCCTGCGGCCTGCCGCCGATTGAAGAATACAAAAACGATTATCCGGACGACTACACCGACAAAGCGGAAGAAGAGCTGACGGCCAAGCAGATCTTCATGCAGTACATCCTGCCGAACAAACTGCTGTGGTACATCGCCGTAGCTAACGTGTTCGTTTATCTGCTGCGTTACGGCATTCTGGACTGGTCACCGACCTACCTGAAAGAAGTGAAACACTTCGCGCTGGACAAGTCTTCCTGGGCTTACTTCCTGTACGAGTATGCCGGTATTCCGGGCACCCTGCTGTGCGGCTGGATGTCGGACAAGGTGTTCAAGGGTAACCGCGGCGCTACCGGCGTGTTCTTCATGACGCTGGTGACCATTGCCACCGTCGTTTACTGGCTGAACCCGGTCGGTAATCCTGGCATCGATATGGCCTGTATGATCACCATCGGCTTCCTGATTTACGGCCCGGTCATGCTGATCGGCCTGCACGCACTGGAACTGGCACCGAAGAAAGCCGCCGGCACCGCCGCAGGCTTCACCGGTCTGTTCGGTTACCTGGGCGGCTCTGTTGCAGCCAGCGCCATCGTCGGCTACACCGTTGACTACTTCGGTTGGGACGGCGGCTTTATGGTGATGATTGGCGGTAGCATCGGCGCGGTAGTGCTGCTGTTGCTGACCATGATGAGCGAGAAAAAACACCACGCGGAAATCGCTGCCAACAAACGCGGTTAA
- the glpA gene encoding anaerobic glycerol-3-phosphate dehydrogenase subunit A — MSSHSAENETDVIIIGGGATGAGIARDCARRGLRCILLERHDIATGATGRNHGLLHSGARYAVTDGESARECIEENRILKRIAHHCIERTDGLFITLPQDSLAYQQQFIVSCHSAGINAEAIDPQLALRLEPAANPALIGAVRVPDGTVDPFRLTAANMLDAREHGAQILTYHQVVGLLRTGDRVTGVRVFDHQSSRRYDIHAEVVVNAAGIWGQQIAEYADLRIRMFPAKGALLILGHRINNMVINRCRKPADADILVPGDTISLIGTTSTHIDYDQIDNMLVTPQEVDILIREGALLAPELAQTRILRAYAGVRPLVASDDDPSGRNVSRGIVLLDHASRDGLEGFITITGGKLMTYRLMAQWATDKVCEKLRVDSPCTTAQEALPGSRQSAEETVRSVVSLPASIRGSAVYRHGDRANRVPAGDRLDNSLVCECEAVTAGEVRYAVNSLTVNNLVDLRRRTRVGMGTCQGELCACRAAGLLTRFNVTTPQQSIDQLSHFLNERWKGVRPIAWGDALRESEFTSWVYQGLCGLDARGEQEADDAI, encoded by the coding sequence ATGAGCAGCCATTCAGCAGAAAACGAAACGGATGTGATCATCATTGGCGGCGGCGCGACCGGCGCGGGCATTGCTCGTGACTGCGCACGCCGCGGCCTGCGTTGCATACTGCTGGAGCGTCATGATATCGCCACCGGTGCGACCGGACGCAACCACGGCCTGCTGCACAGCGGTGCGCGTTATGCGGTAACCGACGGCGAATCGGCGCGCGAATGCATAGAAGAGAACCGCATCCTCAAACGCATTGCGCACCACTGCATCGAGCGAACCGACGGGCTGTTTATCACCCTGCCGCAGGATTCACTGGCTTATCAACAGCAGTTTATTGTCTCCTGCCACAGCGCCGGTATCAACGCTGAAGCTATTGATCCGCAGTTGGCGTTGCGGCTGGAGCCGGCGGCTAATCCGGCGCTCATCGGTGCCGTGCGCGTGCCGGACGGCACTGTCGATCCTTTCCGTTTGACCGCCGCCAATATGCTCGATGCCCGTGAGCACGGCGCGCAGATCCTCACTTATCACCAGGTGGTCGGTTTATTACGCACGGGCGATCGCGTTACCGGAGTGCGTGTTTTCGACCACCAATCGTCGCGCCGTTACGATATTCACGCCGAAGTGGTGGTCAACGCCGCCGGTATCTGGGGTCAGCAGATTGCAGAATATGCCGATCTGCGAATTCGCATGTTCCCGGCCAAGGGCGCTTTGCTGATCCTGGGTCATCGCATCAACAACATGGTGATCAACCGCTGCCGCAAGCCGGCGGACGCCGACATTCTGGTGCCGGGTGACACCATCTCGCTGATTGGCACCACCTCCACCCACATTGATTATGATCAGATCGACAACATGCTGGTGACCCCGCAGGAAGTGGACATTTTAATCCGCGAGGGCGCGCTGCTGGCACCTGAATTGGCGCAAACCCGAATTCTGCGTGCTTATGCCGGCGTTCGGCCTTTGGTAGCCAGTGACGACGACCCTAGCGGTCGCAACGTCAGCCGTGGCATCGTGCTGCTCGATCATGCCAGCCGCGACGGTCTGGAAGGCTTTATCACCATCACCGGCGGCAAGCTGATGACCTACCGGCTGATGGCGCAGTGGGCGACCGATAAAGTGTGCGAAAAGCTTCGGGTAGACAGCCCCTGCACTACCGCACAGGAGGCGTTGCCGGGTTCTCGTCAGTCGGCGGAAGAAACGGTGCGTAGCGTGGTGTCTTTGCCTGCCAGTATTCGTGGCTCGGCGGTTTATCGCCACGGCGACCGTGCAAACCGCGTACCGGCGGGGGATCGGTTGGACAACAGCCTGGTGTGCGAATGCGAAGCGGTGACCGCCGGCGAGGTGCGTTATGCGGTTAACTCTCTCACCGTCAATAACCTGGTCGATTTGCGTCGTCGTACCCGCGTTGGCATGGGCACCTGCCAGGGGGAGCTTTGCGCCTGCCGTGCCGCGGGGCTGCTGACACGCTTTAACGTCACCACCCCGCAGCAGTCGATCGACCAGCTATCGCATTTCCTCAACGAGCGTTGGAAAGGCGTCCGGCCTATCGCCTGGGGCGATGCGCTGCGCGAAAGTGAATTTACCAGTTGGGTTTACCAGGGATTGTGCGGGCTCGATGCCCGGGGGGAACAGGAGGCCGATGATGCGATTTGA
- the glpB gene encoding glycerol-3-phosphate dehydrogenase subunit GlpB: protein MRFDVVVIGGGLAGMTCAIRLAEQGKRCAVVSSGQSALYFSSGSLDLLAQLPDGTPVTEPLAALSALATQAPRHPYALIGAERVAALSGEAASLLQRCGLALQGDSERNHLRITPLGTRRATWLSPQAIPVTPLGGELPWRHIAVIGIEGFLDFQPQLAASSLTQSLGVRAEVADMHLPALDRLRNNPSEFRAVNIARVLDLPENLTPMADELRRLAADAEAIFLPACLGLEDDAPLAALQAAVGKPIRLLPTLPPSVLGMRLHQALRSRLQQLGGVFMPGDSVLRADIEAGRVTGVYTRNHTDIPLVAQQVVLASGSFFSNGLVADFDGIREPVFGLDVDSKAERADWSCRELFAPQPYLQFGVRTDNQLRALRQGEPLSNLYAIGAVTGGYDPLQQGCGAGVSLVGALHVAQQIAAQEEQP from the coding sequence ATGCGATTTGACGTAGTGGTGATTGGCGGTGGCCTGGCGGGTATGACCTGCGCCATCCGCCTGGCGGAACAGGGCAAGCGCTGTGCGGTGGTCAGTTCTGGCCAGAGTGCACTCTATTTTTCATCCGGCTCGCTTGATCTGCTGGCGCAACTGCCCGACGGCACCCCGGTGACAGAGCCATTGGCGGCGCTGTCCGCACTGGCAACACAGGCACCCCGGCATCCCTATGCGTTGATCGGTGCCGAGCGGGTGGCGGCGCTGTCGGGTGAAGCTGCATCGCTGCTACAGCGCTGTGGGCTTGCTCTGCAGGGTGACAGCGAACGCAATCATCTGCGCATCACGCCGCTGGGCACGCGCCGGGCGACCTGGCTCAGCCCGCAGGCTATCCCCGTTACGCCGTTAGGCGGTGAACTGCCGTGGCGGCACATTGCGGTGATCGGCATTGAAGGCTTTTTGGATTTTCAGCCACAGTTGGCCGCCAGTTCCCTGACGCAGTCCCTGGGCGTTCGGGCTGAGGTGGCAGATATGCACTTGCCGGCGCTGGACCGGCTGCGCAATAACCCCAGTGAGTTCCGAGCGGTAAATATCGCCAGGGTACTGGATCTGCCGGAAAACCTGACGCCAATGGCGGACGAGCTTCGGCGGTTGGCTGCGGACGCCGAGGCGATATTCTTGCCGGCCTGTCTGGGGCTGGAGGATGACGCGCCATTGGCGGCGCTGCAGGCGGCGGTCGGCAAACCGATTCGCCTGCTGCCGACGCTGCCGCCTTCAGTGCTCGGGATGAGGTTGCACCAGGCGCTGCGCTCGCGATTACAGCAATTGGGCGGCGTTTTTATGCCGGGGGACAGCGTGCTGCGGGCGGATATTGAAGCCGGGCGAGTCACCGGTGTTTATACCCGTAACCACACCGACATTCCGTTGGTGGCGCAGCAGGTGGTGCTGGCCAGCGGCAGTTTTTTCAGTAATGGGCTGGTGGCGGACTTCGACGGCATACGTGAACCGGTATTTGGACTGGATGTCGACAGTAAGGCGGAGCGTGCAGACTGGAGTTGTCGCGAGCTGTTTGCTCCGCAACCCTATTTGCAGTTTGGGGTACGCACCGATAACCAGCTGCGTGCCCTAAGGCAGGGAGAGCCTTTGAGTAACCTGTATGCCATAGGGGCGGTGACCGGCGGCTACGATCCGCTGCAGCAGGGCTGCGGTGCAGGTGTTTCGTTGGTGGGAGCATTGCATGTCGCGCAACAGATTGCGGCACAGGAGGAGCAACCATGA
- the glpC gene encoding anaerobic glycerol-3-phosphate dehydrogenase subunit GlpC, producing the protein MSLHKDNSFENCIKCTVCTTYCPVAKVNPLYPGPKQAGPDGERLRLKDPALYDEALKYCTNCKRCEVACPSDVKIGDIIQRARADFAQSKPTLRDAILSHTDIMGSLSTPFAPIVNAATGLKPVRALLDKALKIDHRRELPKYSFGTFRRWYRQQAQAQQRYAEQVAFFHGCFVNYNHPQLGKDLIKVFNAMDIGVQLLKREKCCGVPLIANGFIAQAKKQAKVNAESLHEAVLERGIPVVATSSSCTFTLRDEYPHLLEVDTSAVRERVELATRYLYRLLNQGRSLPLKRTPLRVAYHTPCHMEKMGWTAYTLELLRQIPGLELVVLDSQCCGIAGTYGFKSENYATSQGIGASLFRQIEESGVDLVVTDCETCKWQIEMSTSKRCEHPITLLAQALA; encoded by the coding sequence ATGAGCCTGCACAAAGACAACAGTTTTGAGAACTGCATCAAGTGCACCGTCTGCACCACCTATTGCCCGGTGGCCAAGGTCAATCCGCTTTATCCCGGGCCTAAGCAGGCTGGGCCGGACGGCGAACGCCTACGGTTAAAAGATCCGGCGCTGTACGACGAAGCGCTGAAGTATTGCACCAACTGCAAACGCTGTGAGGTAGCCTGCCCGTCCGACGTCAAAATTGGCGATATCATTCAGCGGGCGCGTGCCGACTTTGCCCAGAGCAAGCCGACGCTGCGCGACGCCATCCTCAGTCATACCGATATCATGGGCTCGCTGTCGACGCCGTTTGCGCCGATCGTCAACGCTGCCACCGGGTTGAAGCCGGTGCGCGCGCTGCTGGACAAGGCGTTGAAAATTGATCACCGTCGCGAACTGCCCAAATACTCGTTCGGCACCTTCCGCCGCTGGTACCGCCAGCAAGCGCAGGCCCAACAGCGTTACGCCGAGCAGGTGGCTTTTTTCCACGGCTGCTTCGTTAATTACAACCACCCGCAGCTGGGTAAGGATCTGATCAAAGTCTTCAATGCGATGGATATCGGCGTGCAGCTGCTTAAGCGCGAAAAATGCTGCGGTGTGCCGCTGATTGCCAACGGCTTTATCGCCCAGGCCAAGAAACAGGCCAAGGTGAATGCCGAATCGCTGCATGAGGCGGTGTTGGAGCGCGGCATCCCTGTTGTGGCCACTTCATCGAGCTGTACTTTTACGCTGCGTGACGAATACCCGCATTTGCTGGAGGTGGATACCTCGGCGGTGCGTGAACGGGTGGAGCTGGCGACGCGCTATCTGTACCGCCTGCTCAATCAGGGGCGCAGCCTGCCGCTGAAGCGTACGCCATTGCGGGTGGCCTACCATACGCCGTGTCACATGGAGAAAATGGGCTGGACGGCCTATACGCTGGAATTATTGCGGCAGATACCGGGGCTGGAGCTGGTGGTATTGGATTCGCAGTGTTGCGGCATTGCCGGCACCTACGGATTTAAATCCGAGAACTATGCGACTTCGCAAGGGATTGGCGCATCGCTGTTTCGCCAGATTGAGGAGAGTGGGGTCGATTTGGTGGTGACGGACTGCGAAACCTGTAAATGGCAAATCGAGATGTCGACCAGCAAGCGCTGCGAACACCCGATTACCCTGTTGGCACAGGCCCTGGCGTAG
- a CDS encoding DcrB family lipoprotein, producing the protein MRKVAKLMGISLLVLGLAACDGETKDTKAPAGDAATSAPAGQQVSLLEGKLAFTLPVGMADQSGKLGNQANNMHVYADSTGQRAVIVILGDKTADSLETLSKRLEDTQRARDANLQVVTNKAIDVNGVPLRQLDSIITSGGEKAYSSILIGTLDNNMLTIQVTLPADNQQQAQSEAEGIIKTLKLNK; encoded by the coding sequence ATGCGTAAAGTAGCAAAATTGATGGGTATCAGCCTGTTAGTGCTTGGCCTCGCGGCCTGCGACGGCGAAACCAAAGACACCAAAGCGCCGGCGGGCGATGCCGCAACCAGCGCACCGGCCGGGCAACAGGTAAGCTTGCTGGAGGGTAAGCTGGCGTTCACCCTGCCGGTCGGTATGGCGGACCAAAGCGGCAAGCTGGGTAATCAGGCGAACAACATGCACGTTTACGCCGACAGTACCGGCCAACGCGCAGTGATCGTGATCCTCGGCGACAAAACCGCCGACAGTCTGGAAACCCTGAGCAAGCGTCTGGAAGATACCCAGCGCGCGCGTGATGCGAACCTGCAGGTGGTCACCAACAAAGCCATCGACGTAAACGGCGTGCCGCTGCGTCAGTTGGACAGCATCATTACCAGCGGCGGCGAGAAGGCCTACTCCTCCATCCTGATCGGCACGCTGGATAACAACATGCTGACCATTCAGGTGACGCTGCCGGCGGATAACCAGCAGCAGGCGCAAAGTGAAGCCGAAGGCATCATCAAAACGCTGAAACTGAACAAGTAA
- a CDS encoding GNAT family N-acetyltransferase, which yields MTVTTRHATLEEIHRLYQQIPEFGNLHNLNDLQQRIGSLPMAALIAEVDGQAAGFKLGYQQQDRVFYSWLGAVLPACRRHGVALALLAEQENWARAQGYHQLRVKTRNQFRAMLMMLINNHYQIVQLEKKGEVADYRLLLEKTL from the coding sequence ATGACCGTCACCACCCGCCACGCTACCCTCGAAGAAATTCATCGTCTGTATCAGCAAATCCCCGAATTCGGCAATCTGCACAACCTCAACGATCTGCAACAGCGCATCGGCTCACTCCCGATGGCCGCACTGATCGCCGAAGTCGACGGCCAGGCTGCCGGTTTCAAGCTCGGTTATCAGCAACAAGACCGAGTGTTTTACAGCTGGTTGGGTGCCGTATTGCCGGCTTGTCGCCGCCACGGTGTGGCGTTAGCGCTATTGGCCGAGCAGGAAAACTGGGCACGGGCGCAGGGTTATCACCAGTTGAGGGTGAAAACCCGTAATCAGTTCCGTGCGATGCTGATGATGCTTATCAACAATCACTATCAGATTGTTCAACTGGAAAAGAAAGGCGAAGTGGCTGATTATCGGCTATTACTTGAGAAAACCTTGTGA
- a CDS encoding 7-cyano-7-deazaguanine/7-aminomethyl-7-deazaguanine transporter, which yields MYSFTARQRLTALVWLSLFHIVIITSSNYLVQLPMSIFGFHTTWGAFTFPFIFLATDLTVRIFGAPLARRIILSVMVPALFISYVISTVTYQGEWQGFAALGSFNLFVARIAVASFMAYVLGQILDVHVFNRLRQRSAWWVAPAAAMFLGNISDTLSFFFIAFYKSSDAFMANNWVEIALVDYSFKVLICMLFFLPMYGVLLNMLLKRIAARQGDSSLQPS from the coding sequence ATGTATTCGTTTACCGCTCGACAGCGCCTCACCGCGTTGGTCTGGCTATCGCTGTTCCATATTGTCATCATTACCTCCAGTAACTACCTGGTGCAGTTGCCGATGTCCATTTTCGGTTTCCATACCACCTGGGGTGCGTTTACCTTCCCATTTATCTTTCTGGCAACCGACCTGACGGTGCGTATTTTTGGCGCCCCGCTGGCGAGACGCATCATTCTTTCGGTGATGGTGCCGGCCCTGTTTATCTCGTACGTCATCTCCACCGTCACCTATCAGGGGGAATGGCAGGGGTTTGCCGCACTGGGTAGCTTTAACCTGTTTGTCGCACGTATCGCCGTCGCCAGCTTTATGGCTTACGTGCTCGGTCAGATCCTCGACGTACACGTTTTCAACCGGTTACGCCAGCGCAGCGCCTGGTGGGTGGCCCCTGCCGCGGCCATGTTCCTCGGCAATATCAGCGACACGCTGTCGTTCTTCTTTATTGCATTCTACAAGAGCAGTGACGCCTTTATGGCCAACAACTGGGTCGAGATTGCGCTGGTCGATTACAGCTTCAAGGTGCTGATCTGCATGCTGTTCTTCCTGCCAATGTATGGCGTGCTGCTGAATATGCTGCTCAAACGCATTGCCGCACGCCAGGGCGACAGCAGCCTGCAACCGAGCTGA
- the tusA gene encoding sulfurtransferase TusA, whose amino-acid sequence MTDLFAQADQTLDALGLRCPEPVMMVRKTVRHMDNGETLLIIADDPATTRDIPGFCRFMEHTLVAQETEKTPYRYLLRKGVER is encoded by the coding sequence ATGACTGACTTGTTTGCCCAGGCCGACCAGACGCTTGATGCGCTGGGGCTGCGCTGTCCGGAACCGGTAATGATGGTGCGTAAAACCGTGCGCCATATGGATAACGGTGAAACCCTGCTGATTATTGCTGACGATCCGGCCACCACCCGCGATATTCCGGGTTTTTGCCGTTTTATGGAGCACACGCTGGTGGCGCAGGAAACTGAAAAAACGCCTTACCGCTATTTATTGCGTAAAGGTGTTGAGCGCTAA